The proteins below come from a single Aspergillus oryzae RIB40 DNA, chromosome 5 genomic window:
- a CDS encoding SDR family NAD(P)-dependent oxidoreductase (predicted protein), whose translation MSHLQPSSLFSVKGLVVVLTGGGSGLGRMMAHTLDANGASKIFIIGRRQEALQETITQSPNSSSSAIIPIQADISSKASLEAAYQTISAQTDHVDLLIANSGILGPNSSPPPPKPDGSLPSLAEVRDALWSVPMEDFTKVLDVNVTGAYYTAVAFLPLLEAANKRRPAPVKNQIATPTAQVIITTSIAGFNRKVPISAAYNLSKSAANHLVKLLSTTLASYDIRVNGIAPGIYLSEMSTRNFQEGDKGISDGSFKREVIPLTRAGGEEDIAGLILYMASAAGGYLNGNITITDGGRLSTAVATY comes from the exons ATGTCTCACCTTCAACCCTCGAGTCTATTCTCCGTCAAAGGACTAGTCGTAGTCCTAACAGGAGGGGGAAGTG GCCTCGGCCGTATGATGGCCCACACGCTCGACGCAAACGGCGCATCCAAGATTTTCATAATTGGCCGTCGACAAGAAGCCCTGCAAGAGACCATCACGCAAAGTCCGAACAGCAGCAGTAGCGCCATAATCCCCATTCAAGCGGACATCTCCTCAAAAGCATCCCTCGAAGCAGCCTACCAGACCATCTCGGCACAGACAGATCACGTTGATCTCCTCATCGCTAACAGCGGCATTCTCGGCCCAAATTCTAGTCCCCCGCCTCCTAAGCCAGACGGATCCCTCCCCAGTCTCGCTGAGGTCCGCGATGCCCTCTGGTCCGTTCCCATGGAGGACTTCACTAAGGTCCTGGACGTCAATGTGACCGGTGCTTATTATACGGCAGTGGCTTTCCTCCCGTTGCTGGAAGCGGCGAATAAGCGGCGGCCGGCGCCTGTGAAGAATCAGATTGCTACGCCTACTGCGCAAGTTATTATTACTACTTCTATTGCGGGGTTTAATCGGAAGGTGCCGATTAGTGCGGCGTATAATCTTTCCAAGTCAGCGGCGAATCACTTAGTGAAGTTGCTTTCGACGACGTTGGCGTCGTATGATATCCGAGTTAATGGCATTGCGCCAGGGATTTATCTGTCCGAGATGTCAACGCGGAATTTTCAGGAGGGTGATAAGGGAATCTCGGATGGGTCGTTTAAGAGGGAGGTCATTCCTCTTACGAGGgctggtggtgaggaggatatcgcAGGGTTGATCCTCTATATGGCGAGTGCTGCGGGCGGTTATTTGAACGGGAatatcaccatcaccgaCGGTGGAAGACTGAGTACTGCGGTGGCGACTTATTGA
- a CDS encoding isopenicillin N synthase family dioxygenase (isopenicillin N synthase and related dioxygenases), producing the protein MEGNLPQQSCHPATTAVDKDDIVIPVIDFGPFLNGTPADKHAVAVSIVEAFKTSGFLYLKEHGLPPSVVSRVFGSSARFFARPQDQKDSLCWTTPQANRGYVKTGQEKLSNVDDPTAPEVLRATPDLKETMEIGRDNLDNQPNRWPDQIDDEGKDFREVMTSFFNMCRSLHTEVMRAIALGMNLPEHYFDSYVDAGDNNLRLLHYPAVSKEVFKKNPSQVRAGEHSDYGSITLLFQDRRGGLQVRSPKDTYVDVTPIADTVVVNAGDLLARWSNDLIKSTRHRVVEPPTPIGEEDNSDTYPDRYSIAYFCNPNNNRLIEAIPGTYGDDIKEAKYPGIVAGDYLVQRLTATY; encoded by the exons ATGGAGGGCAATCTGCCGCAGCAGTCATGTCATCCAGCAACCACCGCTGTTGACAAAGATGATATTGTCATTCCA GTCATTGACTTCGGTCCCTTTCTCAACGGAACCCCCGCTGATAAGCATGCCGTCGCCGTCTCCATCGTAGAAGCATTCAAAACGTCCGGTTTCCTCTATCTCAAGGAGCACGGTCTTCCCCCGTCTGTCGTCTCCCGGGTGTTTGGCTCATCTGCACGCTTTTTTGCGCGACCCCAGGATCAGAAAGACAGTCTGTGTTGGACTACCCCACAGGCGAACCGTGGTTACGTTAAGACGGGACAAGAGAAGCTGAGCAACGTGGACGACCCAACGGCACCTGAAGTTCTCCGAGCTACCCCAGATCTCAAGGAAACCATGGAGATTGGTCGCGATAATTTGGACAATCAACCTAATCGCTGGCCGGACCAGATCGAcgacgaaggaaaggatTTCAGAGAAGTCATGACATCATTCTTCAACATGTGCAGATCCCTCCACACGGAAGTGATGCGAGCCATCGCACTTGGGATGAACTTACCAGAGCATTACTTTGACTCCTACGTAGATGCAGGAGACAACAATCTTCGATTGCTACACTATCCTGCCGTGTCGAAGGAGGTTTTCAAAAAGAACCCATCGCAGGTTCGTGCGGGCGAGCATAGCGACTATGGCTCCATCacgcttctcttccaagatcGTCGCGGTGGGCTCCAAGTGCGCAGTCCCAAAGATACTTATGTCGATGTGACCCCCATCGCAGATACAGTGGTCGTCAATGCGGGTGACCTGTTGGCTCGATGGTCAAATGATCTGATAAAGAGCACGCGCCATCGCGTCGTTGAGCCACCAACCCCAATTGGTGAGGAGGACAATTCAGACACGTACCCAGACCGCTACAGCATTGCGTATTTCTGCAACCCCAATAACAATAGACTCATTGAAGCTATCCCTGGAACCTATggggatgatatcaaggaagcGAAGTACCCAGGAATCGTTGCCGGGGATTATCTGGTCCAGCGGCTCACAGCTACTTACTGA
- a CDS encoding uncharacterized protein (predicted protein) yields the protein MDDETMPSPAQLALAIAIVKQKPADLSVREYILRIRQHIKDTRDADKSYTQDKDRFFDSVSFWQQAYEKSEAEQSKLLDRIYDLERHNEALSAKLQVRNTQFEEEQSSTKRKATVGEKAFGGATTRKRAKTQMVNGALGHASAPWNGLVRLDHTGESIGPVMRHYYTLQKTLQKKSNGFDIVQAAVKLCETTANELSKVISEKRAAPCASRNKGSTRTEMPTTDEVLRCVSCTFQLLLRVIKSLSGTDNGMQYSNRVIYHIVHLYESTMNALEQWCKAKSEQTQSAKQKHATSNRKAKDKQLHDSNMNTDDEDFTQMAQLLNAMTSSLDTGCAGHQDLLEGFLFILLNRVGKLLCLFVFQDLQLKPDLRADLTKLPHPRGLTELDLSDKSLCSAEMEAKCLVWLLERTLAVFRSFTSSSSSASRDSDGSIIFAAKIKERLQSTLLQAVFGTDSTWGKSLRRPAPTDGDLHNLRLPSQNSDQSVPDWFTQESFEYRFATSYYYSIN from the exons ATGGACGACGAAACTATGCCCTCCCCAGCACAGCTGGCTCTCGCAATAGCCATCGTCAAGCAGAAACCAGCAGACTTAAGTGTCAGAG AGTATATTCTAAGAATCAGACAACATATCAAAGACACCCGAGACGCAGACAAATCCTATACCCAGGATAAAGATAGATTCTTCGACAGCGTTTCCTTCTGGCAGCAGGCGTACGAAAAGTCCGAAGCAGAGCAGAGCAAACTCCTAGATCGTATTTATGATCTCGAAAGGCATAATGAAGCACTTAGTGCTAAGTTGCAGGTTCGAAATACCCAgttcgaggaggaacagTCGTCGACAAAGCGAAAAGCAACCGTTGGTGAAAAAGCCTTTGGAGGCGCAACGACACGGAAAAGAGCCAAGACACAGATGGTTAATGGTGCCTTAGGTCATGCCTCAGCTCCCTGGAATGGACTTGTTCGACTTGATCATACGGGGGAGT CCATCGGTCCAGTCATGAGGCATTATTATACGCTTCAAAAAACCCTTCAGAAGAAGTCCAATGGCTTTGATATTGTTCAGGCTGCAGTAAAGCTATGCGAGACCACTGCAAATGAACTTTCAAAAGTAATCTCGGAGAAAAGAGCGGCCCCTTGTGCTTCGAGGAACAAGGGCTCAACGCGGACTGAGATGCCGACTACCGATGAAGTGCTTCGCTGTGTTTCATGCACTTTCCAGCTTCTATTACGGGTGATAAAGTCTCTATCCGGAACAGATAATGGCATGCAATATTCCAATCGCGTCATTTACCATATTGTGCATCTATATGAATCAACAATGAATGCCTTAGAACAATGGTGCAAGGCCAAATCCGAACAGACACAGTCAGCCAAGCAGAAACACGCCACAAGCAACAGGAAGGCTAAAGACAAACAATTGCATGATTCTAATATGAAtaccgatgacgaggatTTTACGCAGATGGCTCAACTACTAAACGCAATGACTTCCTCACTTGACACTGGGTGTGCGGGACACCAAGATTTGCTAGAAGGGTTTCTATTCATTTTGCTCAATCGCGTCGGAAAGCTGCTGTGCCTGTTCGTCTTTCAGGATCTACAGCTAAAACCTGATCTTCGTGCAGACTTGACAAAACTTCCGCACCCTAGAGGCTTGACAGAACTTGACCTCAGCGATAAGTCATTGTGTTCAGCAGAGATGGAAGCGAAGTGTCTAGTTTGGCTGCTGGAGAGAACATTGGCCGTATTCCGTAGTTTtacttcatcgtcttcatcggcatctcGGGATAGTGACGGAAGCATAATATTTGCGGCaaaaatcaaggaaagacTGCAAAGCACCCTGCTCCAAGCTGTTTTTGGCACGGATTCGACTTGGGGAAAGTCACTCCGGCGACCCGCGCCAACTGATGGAGATCTTCACAATCTACGCCTCCCTTCTCAGAACTCTGATCAATCGGTCCCAGATTGGTTCACGCAAGAG AGCTTTGAATACAGATTTGCCACCAGTTACTACTACTCTATCAATTAG
- a CDS encoding amidohydrolase family protein (predicted metal-dependent hydrolase of the TIM-barrel fold) produces the protein MSPLIVDIHTHVYPPAYMEMLRARKSVPYVHDPANGTDPRLIILSSDDDPSIPLDERGRPVDSSYWNIEVKLAFMRRHGINCSVISLANPWLDFLEPEEAQTWAQRINDDLENTCARVNKAGDPDKSLALHEKESLFAFGALPLSAPRADIVVDEIKRLKTLPHLRGVIMGTSGLGKGLDDTQLDPVWGALQDTESVLFLHPHYGLPDEAFGGSDAMNRYGHVLPLALGFPLETTIAVTRMLLAGVFDRFPRLKILLAHSGGTLPFLAGRIESCIHHERKFVANGGDVPGPQRNVWDVLKTNIYLDAVVYGTAGLQAAMAASGTDRLLFGTDHPFFPPLDDKEGEWPSVTTNYKAIHATFDNDGGAAAAVLGGNAARILDLN, from the exons ATGTCACCTCTAATTGTTGATATTCATACCCATGTCTACCCTCCTGCGTACATGGAAATGCTCCGCGCTCGCAAGAGCGTCCCTTACGTCCATGATCCAGCTAATGGTACAGACCCTCGTTTGATTATACTGTCctcagatgatgatccttccattcccCTCGATGAGCGGGGTCGTCCAGTCGACTCATCCTACTGGAATATCGAAGTGAAGCTGGCCTTCATGCGTCGCCATGGAATCAACTGCAGCGTGATCTCCCTCGCCAACCCCTGGTTGGACTTCCTCgaacctgaagaagcgcAGACATGGGCGCAACGCATCAACGACGATCTTGAAAACACATGCGCACGCGTTAACAAGGCCGGTGACCCAGACAAAAGCCTAGCGCTACACGAGAAGGAATCCCTATTTGCTTTCGGTGCGCTGCCGCTGAGTGCCCCTAGAGCTGACATTGTCGTGGACGAAATCAAGAGACTTAAGACCTTGCCGCATCTGCGTGGGGTCATCATGGGAACCTCCGGGCTGGGGAAAGGACTGGACGATACCCAGCTGGATCCTGTCTGGGGGGCGCTGCAAGATACTGAATCAGTTCTATTCTTACACCCACATTACGGACTACCGGACGAAGCTTTTGGTGGCTCGGATGCGATGAATCGCTACGGTCATGTTCTCCCGCTGGCTTTAGGGTTTCCCCTTGAAACGACAATTGCAGTAACCCGAATGCTTTTGGCGGGTGTCTTTGATCGGTTTCCGCGGCTGAAGATCTTACTGGCTCATTCCGGAGGCACACTCCCCTTCCTGGCAGGACGAATCGAGAGCTGTATCCATCATGAGCGCAAGTTCGTTGCCAACGGTGGTGATGTGCCTGGTCCTCAAAGAAACGTGTGGGATGTCTTGAAGACCAATATATATCTGGATGCTGTGGTATATGGCACCGCCGGCTTGCAAgcagcaatggcagcatcCGGAACAGATCGTCTGCTTTTCG GTACCGACCACCcgttcttccctcccttggatgacaaggaaggGGAATGGCCCAGTGTGACTACCAACTACAAGGCAATCCACGCTACATTCGATAATGATGGAGGCGCAGCCGCAGCCGTGCTGGGCGGAAATGCAGCTCGGATTCTTGATTTAAACTGA